A window of Saimiri boliviensis isolate mSaiBol1 chromosome 1, mSaiBol1.pri, whole genome shotgun sequence genomic DNA:
AACTGCACCAGACCATGCTTCAAGGAGGGACTGTTTCAGATGACCAATACCACAGTGCAAACAAGATACTCACTGATTTTCAGTCGGGTGAAAAAATCAGTTGAAGTACTAGAGAACAAGAAGTGTCCAGTAAGTTTGTTTTTTACATGTAATACGTTCTGGTTGGTGATTTCTATGTGAATTGTGATGCCAGCCCTGTTTGAATGCAAAAGGATGATAAAGTTGGAGTTGATAGTTCAAGGTTGATGAAGGAGATCTAAGAAATTTAATCAGAAGTAATAGAATTAAAGTGAGATTCAATGAAACAATAGAATGAAAGTGAGATAGACCATTGTTCCCCCTAGTTTTAAAAACACACCGATGGGgccttttcttctctccacttATGGAATAATGAAAGAACCCTTTCTGAGTATAATTAGAAGCTACAATCTGGAGAATCAGGGATGTAGTTCACATAATACTAAATTATCCTAGAGATTCAATTTACTAACTGAATGGGTGTTgctaaaagagatttttttttttcctgttgtttaaggaaggttgttttttttttgtttgtttgtttgttttgacaatctcactctgttgcccaggctggaatgcagtggtataattttggctcactgcagcctccaactcctgggttcaagtgcttctcttgtctcagcctcccgagtagctgggattacaggtgtgtgtcaccatgcctggctgatttttctatttttagtagactaggtttcaccatgttggtgtggctgctcttgaactcctgacttcaagtgatctgcctgcctcagccccccaaagtgctgggattacaggcatgagccaccactccctgaCCTGGATTAAGAGGGTATTTAAGGTCAATGCACCCAGGTCAAGGTGGAAGCTTGCCACTCGTCCTGAATGCCCCCATCCACAGATTCTCTTCTTCAGCATATACCTTAATCCCTAACAGCAGAGTGGGGTGGTGGGTTGGATGGGGTGACCTCCCTGCCTCTTTTGGCTGTTAGCATCTCCATGCAAGATCATAGAAGGCTGAAAGCCCTGTGCTCAGATGTTTAGCTGCACGTGTTTCTACCATCAACAGCATTtagttctaagtgctttatatatgcTGTCTCACTGAATAAATACATACCTTAGGGACAATTATTCAATTTATCACTCTCATTGAGGTCAACTAATTTGCCTAAGGCTGCCTATttaataagtggcagagctgagatttgaactgaGGTCTATGTGACCTCAGAGCCCCATTCTTAGCCATTGTGCTGTCAAATGACCTTGGAAAGACAACCTAAAAGGATAATGATACTATTTTAGGCCTCAAAGGGTTCCCAGAAAAGACTTTCTCTAATGGGGAGATTTAGGGCCACTtgatagggtgtgtgtgtgtgtatgtgtgtgtgtgtgtgtgtgtgtaaagaccCCTGAAATCCAACTTGAAGTCAACCACCTGTGCTGTCTTTACACCACGTGAGCTGCCTGGACCTGACCACCTGTTTGTTCTTGGTCTCAAGCCCCTTCCCTGCCCATCCCCACACTCCTTCAAGCCTGACTCTGGCTCTCGGCAGGTTGGCTCCAGGGCTGCTGGGCTCTACATCACTCTGTCCTTATCAACTTTCATCCCCACAGTATTTCTCCTGTGAACAGCCATGCAACCAAACCGTGGCAGGCAACGTGCTGACATTTCTGAAGAGTCTCCTGGAagttttccagaaagaaaagatgagaggAATGGGAGGCAAAATATGaagatgaaatattatttattctatttattaactttaaaaagctTTCTCTTTAAGTTGCTACGATTGAAAAGTCTAGTAAGCCAAGTCAAAATCAGTTGcaatcatttgtttaaaatggtgtatctttgttttgaaataaatgtatatgggGGAAACAAATGAGCTGGTCTCTAGGCAATTACTCATTTCTTGCTGCTCAGAGCAAAGAAAGCTACAAGCATTGTTAAGGGGAAAAATAGATCAGAGACTCCTGTAGTAGTAAGAGTTCCGATGCTGAACACAGCCCTCAGGCTCACAGGTTGTGGCTGTGGCTGCAAGGGGCTGCAGGGAGCAGTTACTAAGGGTGTCTATGGGGACCATCTGAGGGGAGGCTGAAGGCATGtctgagggagggaggcagggggccCTGCCAAGAGGGCTAGGGTCCTGCGAAACTGGCCGTGCACCTAAAATAGGAGGCGGCGGCAATTTGCTGGTGGGAGACTGCTCAAGAATGTGGGCATGcagaataaatgcttaataattaAGTGcttcggctgggcgcagtggctcacgcctataatcccagcactttgggaggccgagacgggtggatcacgaggtcaagagatcgagaccatcttggtcaacatggcgaaaccccgtctctactaaaaatacaaaaattagctgggcatggtgacgcacgcctatagtcccagcttctaggaagctgaggcaggagaattgtctgaacccaggaggcggaggttgcggtgagccaagatcgcgccattgcactccagcctgggtaaagagtgaaactctgtctcaaaaaaaaaaaaaaaaaaaaccaataataataataataataataattacgtGCTTCACTCACTAGTTCAGGTAggaagtagatattattattacagCGTTTCTGTTCTATAGATACTGAAACCAAAGCTTAAAAAGTCTGAATGGCATTACCAAGATCCCCCAGCTGGAGAGCTTTAGCGCAAGATCCACCCCTAGCGCTCTCTGCTTCTAAACCCTTTGCTGTGTAAGTTCTGCCCCTGCTTATTCTCTTTATACCCAGGGTGGACATTGTGCTTCTTCCGACCACAGCCTGAGGGTAAAACAGACCCATCACAATTCCAGGCCACACTCTCATCTCCAGAAACTTAGGGAATCTGACAGGTTTCAGAATTCAAGCTTTTTAGCCTTTTACAAAGTTGAAACGATCCATGCGCCATGTATTACATAACACCCAAAGCAGGGCCTGGGGCAAGATTCCATGATTAATTAAACATATCAATCCTGTAGCAATCACCTAAATGGTCAAGTTTTGCAGCCAAATGAGTCCTTGAGTTTTCAGAGCTATTTAGATTTCAGAATCATGATAAGAAATTAGTAAGCTGCATTAACAAAACAGCCTATGTCTAGCTCATGCACTACTTAGGAAGGGAGCGAGGCACTCTCCCCAAGACTTCTTATCTGGGGCTGGGCTGAGTGTCTCCAGGAAGGACAGAGGTTTCTGTAGCTATCTGGACAGCAGCCCCATGGAATTCCAGACAGCAGCTACAGggccttctctcctcctctcctccatgTTAGTTTTCTGAATGACTGGCCCCAGACATAGTTGCATCATGTGACACTGTGTGGTTTACCACCTGCAGCACGGGGAGACACCCATCTCAGCAATGCTTGCCCCAAGCAGGATCACAGCAGGGACAGATGCTGGTGTCTGGTGATGGTTTCAGAATACAATTCGGAAATGTGgtgtgttgccagaggagatggGCAGAGATGAGCTTCCACTCACTGCTGCAGATTAATCACCAGAGTAGCTTGGTGCTGTCCCTCCGCTTTTCTGCAAAAGTCACATAATCTGCAGTGTTCACTCCGGCAGACAAGCTCCAAGGAGGGTTTACTTACAGTGAAGTGTGCTATAATTATCATCTCTGTAGCAGGACAGTTGAGATTCATCAAGAAGCCGCCCTGGAGAAAGGAGAACCAACATTTAGTGTTTACTCTGTACCAGGCATTCTGCTGAGCCTATTTTGTAGACTATCTGGGTGGATCCTCACAGCAATGCCAGGAGATATTTGTATAACTGTTGTAGGTAATTTTTCCCACTGCAAAAATGAGATAACTAGGCTCAATGGGTTGCATAACTTGGCCAGAAGCTTGTTGCTCACAAGCGGCTAAGTTGCTACCCTCACCAGATTGCCAGGCCCCGGGCAGAGCTGTTTCCAGTAGATTCCAGGCCAAAGCACACACTGCTGGCCAAAGTCAAGCCAAGATGTGGCCAGCCATAAAGCTGGCTCGTCCATCTCTCcaaccctccctccctctgtccatccaCTCAGTTCGAAGCAGGAAGACGCTGTGATGTCTCAACCTCACCATTCCTCTTCTCCCACTGCCACATTTCGTCACCCTGTTTCATTGACCCCAGACCAAGACCTCCCTTTCTCTGCAAAAGGAGGCCTCAGCAGAAACACAAAGAGGACCCAAAGgactttattctttgtttttatcacCTTAAAAAGATGGctttagctaggcacagtggctcatgcctgtaatcccagcactttgggaggctgacacaggcagatcacccgGGTCCAGGAGTTtgcgatcagcctggccaatatggtgaaatccagtctccatgaaaaatacaaaaattagccgggcatggtgacatgcaactgtagtcccagccactaggaggctaagatgggaggatcgctcgagcTAAGAgatcaagggtgcagtgagccgtgattgcaccactacactccagcctgggggacagagcaagaccctgatttaaaaaaaaaaaaaaaaaaaaaaaaaaaggctttattgAGATATGCTTCGTATACCATATACAATACAATTCATCCATTgaaagtgtataattcaatggATTTTAGTATATTGGcatgttgtgcaaacatcactcTTTATACTGTACCatatcatctgtaaatagaggtagtttacttctctttttccaatttggatgtcttttctttcattttcttgcctaatttctagCTAGAACCTCCAATACAATATTGAATAAAAGTTGGTGAGAGTAGAcattcttgttttgttcctgattttagtGGGGACGAATCCAGTCATTcacaattaaatattaatatgatgTGAGCTGTGGTCTTTTCATAAATGCTGATTGTTAGGTTGAGaaaattcccttttattttcagtctgttaAGCACTTTTATCATGAATAAGATTGGATTTTGTCAGAATCTGCTCTTAGTGGTACAGAGGCTATTCTTGGCTTTAGAATTTCTAACGGTAACTGTCCTAGCCCCGGGATAGGAAGTAACTCCTTGGGGTATGGAAGAGAAGTCAGAGAGGAGAGGATGGTGGCAGACATGGTTGAGTTCCCTAGAGAAGGGCTCTTTGCCTGACCCCCAGCAGAGCCTCGGGGTAGGGTGCAGAGCTCCAGAGGATGGTAGAAAACCGAGAGTGAAGGATACATGAGCCATGTGCCCTGAATGCCCCAGGAGATGGCATGAAAAGAGAATGCCTCTTGCCACCATACATAAGGTGGGGTATAGGGAGGCTCACCCACAGGCCCTAGGAAGGTGGGCTTGATGCAGCCCCCCGAATAGTTCCAATGGAGAAACCAAAGATGTTCATACAGGGCAGAAAGGAGCACTGATGTGTCTTGGAGGGTGATAAGGCTGGAGAGGCCTTGGGATGGGTATATATGTGGGCCACGCGTCAGGGAGCAAATGGAACTGAATCCACCCTGGAGGGAAAGCCATGCCCAGGACTAGCCAGGAAGAACACCAAGGTAGGACAAAGCATCTCCCGGGAACCTGAAGCCTCTCCCTAAATCCCAAATCCCCCACCCCCCGGATTTAAAGACAACCCCAGGGGAAGGTGGAGAAGGAAAAAGTCTTGAACTGAGCATTTAACTTGGCCTTTCTAAGTTTTACCCTGaaatagcaaaattatttttttctgttttcagctcGAAAAAAACTTTCAGttgatttaacaaaaaataaagaaagctttatttatttgctgCAGACCTGAAGATGTGATTCAATCACTCAACAGACACTAGTAAGTGCGCAGTGAGGAGCAGGCGCTGGGCTCAGTGTGCGGTGAGGGAGGCGCTCCGCTGTCCTCAGGATCCACGGGTGCAGGAGAAACCTGGTCGGtaaggagaaaagaggagaggCACAGGGATGTGGGACTTGAGACTTGAGGGCGTGGCTCACTggcccctccccaggcccagccagAGGAGCGAAGCAACATCTCTCTGGATGGTTTCTGGCTCCCTGGTGTTCATGGTCTGGACTTCTCTGCTGCACCAAACATTGCTTGGAAACCTCTTTGATACCAGCCTAGCAGAGTGGGCATTGGGGGT
This region includes:
- the IL9 gene encoding interleukin-9, which produces MLLATVLTSALLLCSVASQGCPTSVGIRDINYLIDKMQEDPSSKCNCRANVTSCLCLPIPSDNCTRPCFKEGLFQMTNTTVQTRYSLIFSRVKKSVEVLENKKCPYFSCEQPCNQTVAGNVLTFLKSLLEVFQKEKMRGMGGKI